DNA sequence from the Parascardovia denticolens DSM 10105 = JCM 12538 genome:
AACCACCATGTATAAGGCGGACCACAATGCGAGCGGCGCATTAACCATTCCATTGCATTGCATGCTGGATGAGTTCGCCAACATCGGCAAGATACCAGGATTCCCGATCCTCATCTCCACCATGCGCAGCAGAAACATGAGCGTGTCGGTCATCCTCCAGACGATCAGCCAAATCAAGGCGCTCTACAAGGACGAGTGGGAAACCATCACCGCCAACTGCGACAGCAAGCTCTTCCTGGGAGGCAATGATGAGACAACCACGAAATGGTATAGCACAATACTGGGCAACCAAACCATTTGGACAACATCAACAACGGAAAACAAGGGAATGAACGGCTCCTACAGCATCCAACAATCCGCACAAAAGCGAGAACTCCTCACCGCGGACGAGCTCGGACGATTGGATAATGCGATGTGCGTCTATATTTTGCGCGGTCTCAAACCGTTCTACAGTCGAAAATTAAGCTAAATCTCTTAGGGTGGGGCGAAAGGCGATGCCCTGGCAGTAATCGAGGGCCTTGCCCATCAAGGATCAAGCCATCGGGACATATCCATGACAACAGGTACGTCCCGATTCATACAATAGGTTCATGAATATCGCAGTGCTTTACGCTTATCCCAATGACAACGGATACAACCACGCCATCCTGAACTCCGTCATGCAGGGGCTGGAAGACAACCCCGCCAGACATTCGGTGACCGTGGTCGATCTGTACAGGGAGAACTTCGATCCGGTCCTACGCTTCGATGAAAACCATCTGCGCCGCAACCTGAACATCGACCCGGATACCGAACGGTACCGTCGGATCATTACCGACGCGGACCTGCTCGTATTCATCTACCCGATCTGGTGGTCCGGCATGCCCGCCATCCTTAAGGGTTTCATCGATCGTGTCTTCTCCAAAGGGTTCGCCTACGTGTATCGGGGAGTGCTTCCCAAGGGGCTGCTCAAGGGCAAGAAAGCATGGGTCGTCACCACGAACGATACTCCGGGGTTCTACGCACGCCTATTCGAGCCCGACTATGGTAAGGTCCTCCATCACCAGATTCTCAAAATCATGTGCGGCGTCACGACCATCAAACACCACCAGATGTCCTACTTACGTAGATCAACCCCACGCAAGCGCACACGATTCCTCACCAAGGTACGAAACTACGCAAGCAAATTGTAGCCAAACCGGCCACGCCGGAATCGAGGGCCTCGCTTCTCAGGGAGACGATAGCGTCGCATCGCCAGCTCGTTCATCCTGAATCCGAGAGCCGTCTTCCACCCCTCCGAGGTGAGGTGTATCCGCTACGTCGCTGATTGAAGAAGACAGGGACACAGGTGCTTGGCAGGATGGACAGAAAAGAAGCCCCTCACTTATTATAGTGCCACACTTGATATACTGGATGGCAACCATTTAATTACTAAAACTTCCCACATGAAAAATCCAGAAAACAGGAGGTAAGTGATGAAGAAAAATGAGGTCATTTTAAAAAGGCAATCCACTCGAATGTTTTTTAAGAATGGTGATACGGATTTTTTCTTTAATTGGTTGTTAGGTATTGGTGAAGTTTTTGGCTTTTCTCACGGAGAACTTTATTATCTTGCCCAAAAGTTGGGCAAATCACCAAAGCCCGATGACTGGAAAAATGTTTTTTTATCACATGGGAACTATCTTGAACAAAAAGTAAGCAATTCAGATTTGAGTAAGCAAACAAAAGCACAGTATTATCTAGCACAGACCTATTCACTTCGTTCAGCAATCCAGTTTATCAATCCAGTTTCTAACGAATATCTGTCTACCGTTCATCAAATGGAGAGGGCGTTTTCTGACGCAATTCATTCACTAGGAGCCCCAGTCGAAAAACTAACGATTGATTATCAAGATTCCTATTTACCGGGTTATTATCTTCACAGCGGCAATAATTGTCCAACCTTGATTATGGTTGGTGGCGGGGATACTTATCGCGAAGATTTATTTTACTTTGCCGGCTATCCTGGATGGATGCGAAGTTACAATGTTTTAATGGTTGACCTTCCTGGCCAGGGGACTAACCCTGGTAGAGGGTTAACCTTTGATGCGAATGCCGCTATTCCAATTTCACTGTGCATAGACTGGTTGGAAGGCAGAAATCCCGAGCTGAATGATCTAGCCATTTATGGTGTCAGCGGCGGGGGATATTTTACCGCACAAGCTGCCGAAGAAGATCCAAGAATTCATGCATGGATTGCGAGTACAGCCATTTACGATGTTGCAGAACTCTTCAGAAAAGAATTTGGATCAAGCTTAAAAACTCCCAGTTGGTTAATGAATGCCATTTTAAAGTTAGCAGGAAATTTGAACGAATCTGCAAATTTAAACCTTAAAAAATATGCCTGGCAGTTTGGCACCTCTGATTTTAAGAGCGCTATTGATGAGGTGTTTAGCCGTGCAAAGGTTGTAGACTATCAAAAAATTCTGTGCCCTTGCCTATTTATCATGGGAGAAGGTGAAAGCAGCGAATTACAACACCAAACCAGGACGATTTACGAAGCGCTTAAGTCTAAAAATCCGCAAACCAAACTTCAAATATTTGAGGCGGAAAGTGGTGCGGACGCCCATTGTCAAGTCAACAATTTGAGACTTGCCCATAATGCCGTTTTTGATTGGCTGGATACCTTATTTGAATGGAATCAAAAAAGGATAAATTAGGGTTGGGAAGTTTTAGTTAATTATTTCCTTGCTGCTTAATGTCCCGCTGATAATCCTCAGGATTATAATCTATTGACATTACGAACCATGCGGAATCCTTATCTTTACGGTTCAGTCGCAAATAGAGAACACCGGAATCCGGATACGGGTCAGAACTGTTAGGAATATTTTCCTTACCATGTTCCTTGCCATCCAAAGAGACCACGCAGCCGATAGCATTATCGTCTATCTTCGTACCCAATATATCGGCAGCAATATCCACGGGTACTGCCGTAAAGGGCGGATCACCATGGTTGATCCAGTGAGCGGTGGACTCCGGATCGACATCCGCGCTGATAAGGTTAGGAAGGAAGAACCGCTTATACAGCTCTTCCTCACGCTGACTGCCTGAACCACTGATGAGCCAGTATGCCGCTTCCACGCCTGCCTGCGTGCATGTGCGTTCCTTATCCATGCCCGATACACGCCCTCGCCGGATTCGCGAATATCCTTTCCATGCCACAACGATTCGGACGACCCTGGTGACTCCTGCACCGTCTTCGACGATGAGGATGTGGCCTGCCGCGAGGAGCCTGCCATACGGCTGCCAATCAGCACGCCCGCACCAATACCCAACACAAGAAGCACGATAATGGCGAGAATGCCAAAGAGAATGATGCGACCTTTTTTCTGCGACCCACCCCATAATGAAATTCCCCCTATGTTTTAATACCAATTTGTTTGCTGACTATGCGCCCAGGCTCGGGATGGCGTACCATACCTGCCTTTAATATACTTCAATCCCCCAATTGATCTGGGTTTGATAATTCGTGCGCCAATCAACACCCATAGTTGCCATCTTATTACCAGGCAGACTCTGCGGAATACCATACGCGCCACTACTCTTATTCTCAGCCTTGTAATTCCATCCGGACTCCTTATTCCACAGCTTCACTAACGCCTGGAACTCATCATCGCCCCACCCGTACTGCTCCTTCATGGTCTTCTTCGCGTACTCTTGAGCGGTCTTCGCATCCGCGGACGCCGCACCCGTATTCCCATCATCATTGACGGGGCATCCTACAGGCGCGTAGGACACTTCATTAGCGCCAGCGGGAGCATCATCACCCGTAGTGGTGGAAGGAGTGGACCCGGTGGAATAAATATAGGTGTACTTACCCCGAGCTGCATCTAAGGCCGCTTTGGAATACTGATCGACAACAGGAGCACCATACGTATTAAAGAATCCGGTGCCTGACCCAGACACCCAGATACTACCATCCAAATCAATCTGCTCAACGACAGCGACTTGCCCGTAAGGGCCGGCAGAAGCGCCAAGGACACCACCTGACATACTCACGATAGCGCCAAGACGTGGCGTATCTCCCGTCGGATACCCGTGCTTTTTCGCGGACGCGGCCCAATCGACACCATTGCCCATGTGATGGTCGACATGCAAGCCCAGCATCTTCCACCGGTTAGCGACCCACCACGTGCACTGCTGAAACTAGTACGCGGAAGTATCATCCTCGAACCATGAAGGCTTGATACCCAAGGCTTGATAATCTACCGCGGTCACGCCGCGAACCCGTGTGGTCTTTAACCCCTCAAGCTTGCCACTGGTAGCGCCAAAACCACCCGCCGCAACGGCATTCCCGGCATCGCATCCCGATTGGCCGCTAAAGGAACTCATCAGTAAACCAATGGCGGCAATAAGCGCAACAATAATGCCGGCAAGCGGAAGAAGCGCTAAACCGATACCACTCAAGCCAGAGGCAACCATCCGGGCGACCGCCTTGACCGTTTGCATGGTGGAGCGCGCATACTTCAACTGTTTTGCGGCAAGCTGGGCACGCCTGACTGACCCATGGGCTTTCCCGAGAGCCTTTGCGCCTGAGCGGATGGTTTTCACCCCTGCGCGTGGAGCCTGGGAAACAAGATGGGATGAGGATGCAGACAGCCGAGTAAGCTCATCATCCGCACCCGACTCCATGCCATGCATGGAAGCGCCTACCGTGTTCGACACGCCTTTTCCATACGCTCCGGGAGACTTCCTCAGTCCCGTGCCTACGCCCTTGAGTATGGATCGAGGAGACTCCTTCAATCCTTTTCTCAACAGGAAAATACGACGAGACACGCGGCCCTTAAATGTCATCTTAGGGCCGAGAGGTTTACCATATTTCACCCTTCCGACCACGGTCCTGATACCCTGATATGTGTGAGCGGCAGCACCACCCACAGCACCGGCGACCCCCTGGACGGCTTTCACACTCGTTTTCGCACCCATTCGAGTGACCTGGGTTGCGCTCGTCGCCTGATCATACAGGCTGTCGGAGGCCTGATGCCCTCCGGGCTCATACGCAGGCATCAGAGCACACCTCCCGCTTGCGGTAGGCCGTCGCCGAACCTGATCGAATACAATTTCGCTAAAAGATTCCTTTGATTCATACGATTATTGAAACCGAGGGAGACACCGTTCGTGTTGAGCAGACCACATCCCGCTTGCGCGGTCGTCATCAACCGCACCTGTTCATCCGACAGTTCGAGGAGATCCTGGA
Encoded proteins:
- a CDS encoding CHAP domain-containing protein, whose amino-acid sequence is MLGLHVDHHMGNGVDWAASAKKHGYPTGDTPRLGAIVSMSGGVLGASAGPYGQVAVVEQIDLDGSIWVSGSGTGFFNTYGAPVVDQYSKAALDAARGKYTYIYSTGSTPSTTTGDDAPAGANEVSYAPVGCPVNDDGNTGAASADAKTAQEYAKKTMKEQYGWGDDEFQALVKLWNKESGWNYKAENKSSGAYGIPQSLPGNKMATMGVDWRTNYQTQINWGIEVY
- a CDS encoding NAD(P)H-dependent oxidoreductase translates to MNIAVLYAYPNDNGYNHAILNSVMQGLEDNPARHSVTVVDLYRENFDPVLRFDENHLRRNLNIDPDTERYRRIITDADLLVFIYPIWWSGMPAILKGFIDRVFSKGFAYVYRGVLPKGLLKGKKAWVVTTNDTPGFYARLFEPDYGKVLHHQILKIMCGVTTIKHHQMSYLRRSTPRKRTRFLTKVRNYASKL
- a CDS encoding alpha/beta hydrolase family protein, with product MKKNEVILKRQSTRMFFKNGDTDFFFNWLLGIGEVFGFSHGELYYLAQKLGKSPKPDDWKNVFLSHGNYLEQKVSNSDLSKQTKAQYYLAQTYSLRSAIQFINPVSNEYLSTVHQMERAFSDAIHSLGAPVEKLTIDYQDSYLPGYYLHSGNNCPTLIMVGGGDTYREDLFYFAGYPGWMRSYNVLMVDLPGQGTNPGRGLTFDANAAIPISLCIDWLEGRNPELNDLAIYGVSGGGYFTAQAAEEDPRIHAWIASTAIYDVAELFRKEFGSSLKTPSWLMNAILKLAGNLNESANLNLKKYAWQFGTSDFKSAIDEVFSRAKVVDYQKILCPCLFIMGEGESSELQHQTRTIYEALKSKNPQTKLQIFEAESGADAHCQVNNLRLAHNAVFDWLDTLFEWNQKRIN